The Brassica rapa cultivar Chiifu-401-42 chromosome A10, CAAS_Brap_v3.01, whole genome shotgun sequence genome segment ATTAGTaattgtttttgatattttccTGATTATATATAGGATCACCCGTCGTGTTGAATCTTTATCAACAAGATTTTCTGACCATTTTATGTTTAGTCGACCATGATGCCGGCGACGGTGAAGGTGAACCGGCTTGAAACTCACAGGCCTAATCTGAAGACGGGTTAACTATATTCCCCAAGCCGGTTTTGATGTGACCCGATGTAATCTGAATTACCAACTGTCGAACTCCTCAATGATGATTCGTTTCGGTGAGtcaacctcttttgatgagataACTCGAACCAGCTATTCCGATAGGTGTGGAATCTTTTCGGTTCCGTTGTCACAGCGAGCTGCTTGGTCTTGCCAACACAAACACTCAGCTTCCAGGTACTGCTCTTCTTATCTGTAAATTTGTCTAttatgattatttatttaaaaataatcatcCCACAGACATCGTCGGTGAGATAACTGCCGTGAAGAGCACTGTCACCGATCCTCCGCAGAACAATAACCGTCTGATGGCAACCATAAAAATGGATAAGTTACTAATTCTTCCATATTTATccatttagattttaatttgtCTACTTTAAAAACTATTACATTTTGATCAGTTTTTTTATGTACATGTTATCAGTGATGTTTCGGTGACAATGAGTCTGTTCGACTCACAGGCTGTCAAGCTCCACAAACAACTTGAATCGGTGGGAGGTGATCCAAGGGTTCTGGTTGCAGCCAGTATCAACCCCAAAATTGTGGGAGGTAATTACTTGAACTTAACATCACACAGTCCGCCTTTTAATTATTCTCAGTACATTtacatcatttttattttgtaggtCGTCTGTTTCTGAATGCTGCTTCAGGCACACACATATATTTTGACAAGGAAACCACCGCAGGGGAGACTTATTTCTACAGGCTGGTTGCCCAAGACACTGGGCTTCCATCAGCAGCTCCATTGCTAAAGAGCTACGCCAAAGTGGAATCTCTGCGCATAGCTGAGCTCAATGAATTTGTCATATCTGCTTCTTCTCAGGTATAGTAACCATATATTATGATTTGAAAAGAGAATGAATTAAAGTTCAAGTTTGATGCTGCTGATTAACGAATGTAGGAGATTGATTTCATCTGCACCGGGAAGGTCACTGGTATCAAGCTGGACAAGGGATTGTGCTACGTTTCTTGCTCCAACTGCACCAAAAGCTCCAACGCACTGTCTCAGCTTTCACCTGTCTGCATTGTACTAATACTAATGCTGTTGGTGTCTAACCATTTGTACACATCTTATTTGCATTCATTAATGTTGGTGTCCACGCACATATTCAACTTTGGGATTTGATACATGTTAACTTCCTGCTAGATATCGGGTGGAGATGTCCATTGTTGTTTGTTTTAATGGGGTTATGACAAAACTGCATAATATGAGAGCCTATGAAACTAGCCATCTTTTGGTATGTTCTTACTCCGCCTGTCATGCATCTTTGTCTTGAATTTTTACTCATGAAATTGCCTTCAACCGTTGCTTCCTCAGGCTGGTAATGGTGTGAACCCGGAGGACACTCAGGCACCTCCATTTGTTGCAGGCATGGAGGGTAGGCCTACACATTCCAGGTTAAGGTCGGTGCATACAACTTCACTGCAAACCATCAAACCTTTACGATCTCCCCATCCTTAGTGAATGTGACTGTATGCCGCTCTCTCAATTTGTTGACAATGTAAGTTCCATGTACTATATTACAGTCAGTTAGCTT includes the following:
- the LOC103845685 gene encoding uncharacterized protein LOC103845685, whose amino-acid sequence is MATIKMDNDVSVTMSLFDSQAVKLHKQLESVGGDPRVLVAASINPKIVGGRLFLNAASGTHIYFDKETTAGETYFYRLVAQDTGLPSAAPLLKSYAKVESLRIAELNEFVISASSQEIDFICTGKVTGIKLDKGLCYVSCSNCTKSSNALSQLSPVCIVLILMLLVSNHLYRVEMSIVVCFNGVMTKLHNMRAYETSHLLAGNGVNPEDTQAPPFVAGMEGRPTHSRLRSVHTTSLQTIKPLRSPHP